The following proteins are co-located in the Cutaneotrichosporon cavernicola HIS019 DNA, chromosome: 3 genome:
- the NPKA gene encoding uncharacterized protein (Serine/Threonine protein kinases, catalytic domain) produces the protein MAQAESSSAPLKRQLSIEDDDGAQSGPVSRAVEIKRRSAFAPPRSAHPGLTGCRSVYSYSRLNHIEEGTYGVVFRARCNDTGKIYALKKLKLDEERQGFPITSLREIMALMTAGEHENVVGVREVVVGDTLNQIFIVMPFIEHDLKTLLADMPHAFVQSEIKTIMRQLLSAVAHCHSHWILHRDLKTSNLLMSNRGQIKVADFGLARKFGDPLGDMTQLVVTLWYRAPELLLGAKEYTTAIDMWSIGCIFAELIQTDPLFPGRGEIDQLSRIFNLLGKPNDDMWPGFSRLPNAKSINPTGPTFSTLRQKFKHLTSNGHALMAALLCYDPERRISAAEAVEHPYFSEDPLPKPPDQFPSFPSVASGERRARLLASPRAPAHEEAGDTEGLDRPSTHDLEKLV, from the exons ATGGCTCAAGCAGAGTCATCCTCAGCCCCTCTCAAGCGACAGTTGTCCATCGAAGACGATGATGGCGCACAATCTGGGCCGGTGTCACGCGCTGTCGAGATCAAAAGGCG GTCCGCATTCGCAccgccaagaagcgcgcaCCCCGGCCTCACTGGTTGCCGCTCCGTGTACAGCTACTCGCGGTTAAACCACATCGAGGAAGGGACATACGGTGTCGTGTTCCGCGCACGATGTAACGACACGGGCAAGATTTACGCACTCAAGAAactcaagctcgacgaggagcgccagGGCTTCCCCATCACAAGCTTGCGCGAGATCATGGCGCTCATGACCGCCGGCGAGCACGAGAACGTCGTTGGCGTtcgcgaggtcgtcgtggGCGACACGCTGAACCA AATCTTCATCGTGATGCCCTTCATCGAGCACGACCTCAAgacgctcctcgccgacatgCCGCACGCGTTCGTGCAGTCCGAGATCAAGACGATCATGCGCCAGCTGTTGTCTGCCGTTGCGCACTGCCACTCCCACTGGATT CTCCATCGCGACCTGAAGACGTCCAATCTCCTCATGAGCAACCGCGGGCAGATCAAGGTGGCTGACTTTGGCCTTGCTCGCAAGTTCGGCGACCCGCTTGGAGACATGACCCAGCTAGTCGTGACTCTGTGGTACCGCGCACCCgagctgctcctcggcgctaAAGAGTACACAACAGCTATCGACATGTGGTCCATCGGGTGCATCTTTGCCGAGTTGATACAGACAGACCCGTTGTTTCCGGGGCGAGGCGAGATCGACCAGTTGAGCCGG atcttcaacctcctcggcaagccCAACGACGACATGTGGCCAGGGTTCTCCCGCCTCCCGAACGCAAAGAGCATCAACCCCACCGGGCCAAC TTTCTCGACTCTGAGACAAAAGTTCAAGCACCTCACATCAAACGGCCATGCGCTCATGGCTGCGCTTCTCTGTTATGACCCCGAGCGGCGCATCtccgcggccgaggcggtaGAGCACCCCTACTTCTC CGAAGATCCTCTGCCCAAGCCGCCCGACCAGTTCCCGTCATTCCCCAGTGTCGCGTCAGGGGAGAGGCGAGCCAGGCTTTTGGCGAGTCCGCGAGCACCTGCCcacgaggaggcgggggaCACGGAAGGATTGGATCGGCCGAGCACACACGATCTTGAGAAGCTCGTGTAA
- the NUA3 gene encoding uncharacterized protein (Oxoglutarate and iron-dependent oxygenase degradation C-term): MPSTVRPRSPGPETERKAKKAKADVSPDITLPEGTTRHALHETYEQSTPYKHIVVPGLLTDELLESVVEETKTYGVRGEEGSLAGWGWEQKETDIYKIQQTPDLASLDEQHLPEETLEALPCITRLKEALYSHEFRNFVRDVTGCGPLSGKKTDCSVGLYTKGSHLLLHDDSISTRVISYILYLPNSPLDAPASDFTRPADNGKFLKGWDPKWGGSLELFPVENGDERGLPGTKAVASLPVKWGQIIFFQVQPGRSYHSVEEVIVGDGRRRLGVSGWFHRPIEGEEGFGAYANEKAQRAALSSLAQITAAPTIPMVPYTADPPAGLTPSHLSFLKDFLAPSYLTPQTLEKLSGQFVEASEIVLHNFLRPDLADKIKAETKAADAAAFGDSKLIPGQDVGEGDGWVLQGPASKHRFASLVGDSKSTPALRSVLAKLLPSEAWRAWLGVVSSLAPMEYRAEARRFRRGLDYTLANGEERTGEARLDAFLGLSWWADVPAGSDEEDALIEHGGWECYLAAPDASEDPETYQSALAKRAAEAERTEAEQEAAEAEEKEAEAENGEKNGEDDKADGPKITMGGVDLEFDPDQFSDGDFDTDSEGGDDGPLLTQPVSFNRLLLVLRDPGVMRFVKYLSAAAPGSRWDVGGEWEVGMLEEEDEEEGKEATE, from the exons ATGCCCAGCACAGTGCGACCGCGTTCCCCTGGTCCGGAGACCGAGAGGAAGGCtaagaaggccaaggccgatgTTTCGCCCGACATCACCCTCCCAGAGGGCACTACTCGCCACGCCCTCCACGAGACGTATGAGCAGTCGACGCCATACAAGCACATTGTTGTCCCAGGTCTCCTGACGGACGAGCTA CTCGAATCCGTTGTTGAGGAGACCAAGACGTACGGTGTgcgcggtgaggagggcagCCTCGCcggctggggctgggagCAGAAGGAAACGGACATCTACAAG ATCCAGCAGACGCCGGACCTCGcgtcgctcgacgagcagcaCCTGCCGgaggagacgctcgaggcACTCCCCTGCATCACGCGGTTGAAGGAGGCGCTGTATTCGCACGAGTTCCGTAACTTTGTGCGCGACGTCACCGGCTGCGGCCCGCTGTCGGGCAAGAAGACGGACTGCTCTGTGGGCCTGTACACGAAGGGCTCGCATCTGCTGCTGCATGACGACTCAATCTCAACCCGTGTCATCTCGTACATCCTGTACCTGCCCAACTCGCCGCTCGACGCACCCGCATCCGATTTCACGAGACCAGCAGACAACGGCAAGTTCCTCAAGGGGTGGGACCCGAAGTGGGGTGGTTCGCTCGAGCTGTTTCCCGTTgagaacggcgacgagcgcggcctTCCGGGTACAAAGGCGGTTGCGTCGCTGCCAGTCAAGTGGGGCCAGATCATCTTCTTCCAGGTCCAGCCGGGACGCAGCTACCACTCGGTAGAGGAGGTGATTGTTGGcgatgggcggcggcgtctCGGCGTCAGTGGTTGGTTCCACCGGCCCATCGAGGGCGAAGAGGGCTTTGGCGCGTATGCGAACGAAAAGGCTCAACGTGCGGCGCTCAGCTCCCTTGCACAGATT actGCCGCGCCCACCATCCCTATGGTTCCGTACACTGCCGATCCGCCGGCAGGCCTTACGCCAAGCCACCTCTCGTTCCTAAAGGACTTCCTCGCACCGTCATATCTCACCCCGCAGACCCTCGAGAAGCTTTCCGGCCAGTTCGTCGAGGCCTCGGAAATTGTGCTGCACAACTTCCTCCGCCCCGACCTGGCAGACAagatcaaggccgagacGAAGGCTGCCGACGCGGCAGCCTTTGGCGACTCGAAGCTCATTCCCGGACAGGAcgtgggcgagggtgacggATGGGTGCTGCAGGGCCCAGCTTCCAAGCACAGGTTTGCGAGCCTTGTTGGTGATTCAAAGTCGACACCCGCCTTGCGTTCTGTGTtggccaagctcctccCATCTGAGGCTTGGCGCGCGTGGCTTGGCGTTGtctcctccctcgcccCGATGGAATATCGTGCTGAGGCGCGCCGTTTCCGCCGTGGACTCGACTACACCCTCGCGAATGGGGAGGAGCGGACTGGCGAGGCGCGGCTCGACGcgttcctcggcctctcgTGGTGGGCCGACGTGCCGGCAGGcagtgatgaggaggacgcaCTGATCGAGCACGGCGGGTGGGAATGTTACCTTGCCGCTCCCGATGCGTCCGAGGACCCCGAGACGTACCAGAGCGCGCTGGCTAAGCGTGCGGCGGAGGCTGAACGCACCGAGGCAGAGCAGGAGGCCGCggaggctgaggagaaggaggctgaggctgagaACGGGGAGAagaacggcgaggacgacaaggcgGACGGACCCAAGATCACGATGGgtggcgtcgacctcgagttTGATCCCGACCAGTTCTCGGACGGCGACTTTGACACGGACTcggagggcggcgacgacggacCGCTGCTCACCCAGCCCGTGTCGTTCAACCGCCTGCTGCTTGTGCTGCGTGACCCCGGCGTTATGCGGTTCGTCAAGTACCTCAG